One segment of Nomia melanderi isolate GNS246 chromosome 10, iyNomMela1, whole genome shotgun sequence DNA contains the following:
- the CysRS gene encoding cysteine--tRNA ligase, cytoplasmic produces MAKRVQPPWIPPQKKNSSVLKLYNSFTREKEIFVPQFGNSVLWYSCGPTVYDASHMGHARSYISFDILRRILSDYFGYNVLYVMNITDIDDKIIKRARQNYLYEQYMKESRTLDENLHNAKSVMNMFEDTVKTTNDPDKKSMLQKMLCNVVQAIENLENAVKLKDENKIKEFQELLLKEARDPLSDWLDKKKGATVTEHSIFMKLSQYWESEFHKDMDALNVLRPNVLTRVSEYVPEIIAFIEKIIQNGHAYESHGSVYFDVATFDKQEKHYYAKLVPEAYGDTSSLQEGEGDLTTSGPSEKRSPIDFALWKHSKEGEPWWESPWGKGRPGWHIECSVMASIICGEHLDIHTGGIDLKFPHHDNEIAQAEAYFNNSNWVGYFLHSGHLTIAGCKMSKSLKNFITIQDALKKHSARQLRFAFLLHSWKDTLDYSDNTMNMALQYEKFLNEFFLNVKCKIRSMGMGTNINTFSKWTNSEMELNKKFCDAKDSVHNALCDNIDTRSALDAIRDIVTHCNIYMKQIKQPNTLLLRDVAVYVTKIFTVFGVISTAHDSIGFPVDDKNANLNVEEVVMPYLEVLANFREQVRNEAKTLRANSILEECDKLRDDVLPNIGVRLEDSNDESCRVKLVNREELLKEMESKKKLELEKAQEKEKRKAEAAAAVAAKEAQRKILPSDMFKLEKDKYSQFDSNGLPTHDADGKEISKGQLKKLQKLQQAQEKRYTEYLSSIQNGV; encoded by the exons atggcaAAGAGAGTGCAACCACCGTGGATACCGCCacaaaaaaagaattcatcAGTTCTCAAATTATACAACAGTTTCACTAGggagaaagaaatatttgttcctCAATTTGGAAATAGTGTGCTATGGTATAGTTGTGGACCAACCGTATACGATGCTTCACATATGGGACATGCTAG gtcttatatttcttttgatatATTAAGACGTATTCTATCCGATTATTTTggatataatgttttatatgtaATGAATATTACGGATATAGatgacaaaattataaagaggGCAAGACAAAATTATTTGTACGAGCAATATATGAAAGAATCTAGAACCCTTGATGAAAATTTACACAATGCCAAAAGTGTAATGAATATGTTTGAAGATACAGTGAAGACCACTAACGATCCAGATAAGAAGAGTATGCTGCAGAAAATGTTGTGCAATGTAGTACAAGCTATTGAGAATCTCGAAAATGCAGTGAAACTTAAGGATGAAAATAAGATTAAAGAATTTCAAGAA TTACTCTTAAAAGAAGCACGTGACCCATTGTCAGATTGGTTGGATAAGAAGAAAGGAGCTACAGTTACAGAACACTCGATATTCATGAAACTATCGCAATACTGGGAGTCCGAATTTCATAAAGACATGGATGCCTTAAAT GTATTAAGGCCAAATGTTTTAACGAGGGTTAGCGAATATGTTCCTGAGATCATAGCATTTATTGAGAAGATCATACAGAACGGACACGCGTACGAGAGCCACGGCTCAGTATACTTTGATGTTGCCACATTTGACAAGCAAGAAAAACATTATTATGCCAAACTTGTTCCAGAAGCTTATGGTGATACTTCAAGTTTGCAAGAAGGAGAAG GAGATCTAACTACCTCAGGACCGTCTGAAAAGCGGTCTCCGATAGATTTCGCACTTTGGAAACATTCAAAAGAAGGAGAACCATGGTGGGAGAGTCCTTGGGGTAAAGGACGACCGGGCTGGCACATAGAATGTTCGGTGATGGCGTCTATAATTTGCGGAGAACATTTAGATATTCATACTGGAGGAATAGATTTAAAATTCCCACATCATGACAATGAAATAGCGCAAGCAGAAGcgtatttcaataattccaattGGGTCGGATATTTTCTTCATTCCGGTCACTTGACCATAGCTGGCTGCAAAATGTCAAAGTCGTTGAAGAACTTCATTACTATACAAGATGCATTGAAAAAGCATTCGGCAAGGCAGTTGAGATTCGCATTTCTCTTGCATTCGTGGAAAGACACGTTAGACTATAGCGATAATACAATGAACATGGCACTTCAGTACGAGAAGTTTTTAAAT GAATTCTTCTTAAACGTGAAATGCAAGATCAGATCTATGGGTATGGGAACGAACATCAATACATTCAGTAAATGGACAAATTCTGAAATGGAATTGAACAAAAAGTTCTGTGACGCTAAAGATTCTGTACACAACGCGCTATGTG ATAACATTGACACAAGAAGTGCGCTCGACGCGATTAGAGATATCGTGACGCATTGCAACATTTACATGAAGCAGATTAAGCAACCGAATACACTATTGCTCAGGGACGTTGCAGTTTATGTTACCAAAATTTTCACTGTGTTTGGTGTGATATCGACGGCGCACGACAGTATTGGTTTCCCGGTGGAtgataaaaatgcaaatttgaaT GTCGAAGAGGTTGTGATGCCGTATCTCGAGGTTTTGGCGAACTTCCGGGAGCAAGTACGAAACGAAGCTAAAACGCTTCGAGCCAATAGTATTCTTGAAGAGTGTGATAAATTGCGCGACGACGTTTTACCGAACATCGGGGTGCGTTTAGAAGATAGCAACGACGAGTCCTGCCGCGTCAAACTTGTAAATAGGGAGGAACTTTTGAAAGAGATGGAGTCTAAGAAGAAGCTGGAACTCGAGAAAGcgcaagagaaagagaaacgcaAGGCGGAAGCAGCCGCGGCGGTAGCGGCGAAGGAGGCTCAAAGGAAAATTCTTCCTTCGGACATGTTCAAACTCGAGAAAGATAAATATTCCCAATTCGATAGCAAC GGTTTACCTACGCACGACGCTGACGGTAAAGAAATCAGCAAAGGTCAACTGAAGAAGCTGCAGAAGCTGCAACAAGCACAAGAGAAACGATACACCGAATACCTTTCTTCCATTCAAAACGGCGTATAA